A genomic window from Bubalus bubalis isolate 160015118507 breed Murrah chromosome X, NDDB_SH_1, whole genome shotgun sequence includes:
- the PNMA5 gene encoding LOW QUALITY PROTEIN: paraneoplastic antigen-like protein 5 (The sequence of the model RefSeq protein was modified relative to this genomic sequence to represent the inferred CDS: inserted 2 bases in 1 codon; substituted 2 bases at 2 genomic stop codons): LLEDWCRGMDLDPRKDLLIMGIPMECSEAEIKETLRRGLESLCTYRVRSTMFRREDHAKAVFLELTDTINYATVPSWILGKGGTWEVVKPHSPDEEFINRLKYFLKDKDXRMVDVAKTLGYSTHSEGAELEGLAQVRQPVLQLLKESLWCQKLKMFSGNTLPGPGEESFETWLEQVTKMMQLWQVSEIKRQGLLESLCGPAQSIMWVLRASSDSXTVEECLEALKQIFGDKEDHRTSQLVETFQKSGENISGFLVWLEPLIQKAGQHSPLSVRSTDTIHLKHILARASMTTALWGKLKLLDQXECAPTFLQLMKLIRDEEEYEATMAVTEENQSQAERVCRASEDNVLIPQVMVQAGSFAESSTQTIREGIVPFLKCRWLSSSCDTGEEGHSQALFPRAENQPPAKPRPQLAAEELGSERGAGAVEPPQGLGSIDSTYPGTPSASRQQKKCNGGRGSPHKQWEP; the protein is encoded by the exons CTGTTGGAGGATTGGTGCAGAGGAATGGACCTGGACCCTAGGAAGGACTTGCTAATCATGGGGATCCCCATGGAGTGTAGTGAGGCAGAAATTAAAGAGACCCTGAGGAGGGGCTTAGAGTCCCTCTGCACCTACAGGGTGCGGAGCACAATGTTCAGAAGGGAAGACCATGCTAAGGCAGTTTTCCTTGAATTGACTGACACCATCAACTATGCTACAGTGCCCAGCTGGATCCTAGGAAAGGGAGGTACCTGGGAAGTGGTGAAACCCCATAGCCCAGATGAGGAATTTATCAACAGACTGAAGTACTTCCTAAAAGATAAGGACTGAAGAATGGTAGATGTGGCCAAAACCCTGGGGTACAGCACTCATTCTGAGGGTGCAGAGCTGGAGGGCTTGGCTCAAGTCAGGCAACCAGTCTTGCAGCTTCTGAAAGAAAGCCTGTGGTGCCAAAAACTCAAGATGTTTTCAGGAAACACTCTCCCAGGCCCAGGTGAAGAGAGCTTTGAAACCTGGCTAGAGCAGGTGACTAAGATGATGCAGCTATGGCAGGTGTCTGAGATAAAGAGGCAGGGTTTGCTGGAGAGCTTATGTGGCCCTGCCCAGTCCATCATGTGGGTGCTGAGGGCCAGCAGTGACTC GACAGTGGAGGAGTGCCTGGAGGCCCTGAAGCAGATCTTTGGGGATAAAGAGGACCATAGAACCTCACAGTTAGTTGAGACCTTCCAGAAGTCTGGAGAGAACATCTCTGGTTTTTTGGTATGGTTAGAGCCCCTGATTCAGAAAGCCGGGCAGCACAGCCCCCTGTCAGTGAGAAGCACAGACACGATTCACCTGAAACACATCCTAGCCCGAGCCTCCATGACCACTGCCCTCTGGGGCAAGCTCAAGCTACTGGATCAGTGAGAGTGTGCGCCCACTTTCCTGCAGTTAATGAAGCTCATTCGAGATGAAGAGGAGTATGAGGCCACCATGGCAGTGACTGAGGAGAACCAGAGTCAAGCAGAAAGGGTCTGCAGGGCATCAGAAGACAATGTCCTGATCCCTCAGGTCATGGTGCAGGCAGGGTCATTTGCTGAGAGCAGCACTCAGACCATCCGGGAAGGGATCGTCCCATTTCTGAAGTGCAGGTGGCTGTCTTCCAGCTGTGACACTGGGGAGGAAGGCCACAGCCAGGCATTATTTCCTAGGGCCGAGAACCAGCCTCCGGCAAAGCCCAGGCCTCAGCTGGCAGCAGAAGAGTTGGGGAGCGAGAGAGGGGCTGGAGCCGTTGAACCACCCCAAGGCTTAGGAAGCATAGACTCAACATATCCAGGCACACCCTCTGCTAGCAGGCAACAGAAAAAGTGTAACGGGGGAAGAGGCAGTCCACACAAACAGTGGGAGCCTTGA